CTCTGCCTGCCGGCGAGCGGCGGAGCCTGAACGGCGGCCGCACCGGTCAGTGCCGTACCGCGATGCCCGTGAATCCGTCGGGGTTACGCTGACCCGGTGACGAGGGACAAGTGGGCCCAGTGGCTCCTGACCCGCCGGGACGGCGACAGCGCGGGCCTGCGCGCCCGCAACGCCCTCGATCTGGCGGCGTTCCGGGACGGCGTCCTTGCGGGAGCCGACCTGGCGGCCGACGACGTGGTCCTCGACGTGGGCTGCGGCACCGGACTGATCGGGTTCGGCGCACTGGACCGACTCGGCCCGGACGGTCGTGTCATCTTCAGCGATGTCTCACCGGACGTGCTCGACGAGTGCCGGCGCACCGCCGGTGGCGACGAGCGGTGCAGCTTCGTGGTCGCGTCGGCCGATGATCTCGTCGGCGTCGCCGACGCCTCTGTCGACGTCGTGACCACCCGGTCGGTGCTCATCTACTCCGATCGCAAGGCCGCCGCCTTCGCGGAGTTCTTCCGGGTCCTGCGGCCGGGTGGGCGGATCTCGCTGTTCGAACCCATCAACGGCTTCGTGGCGCGGCTCCGGCCGGATGACCTGTTCGGCACGGGCGACTCGCCCGTGACCGACCTGATCACCAAGGTCAGCGAGGCCTACCGGAGCACCACCGAGGAAACCACGCGGCCGATGATGGACTTCGACGAGCGTGACCTCGTCGACTGGGCGTTGGCCGCCGGGTTCGAGGCGGTGGAGCTGGACTACCGCGCCCAGGTCGACGTGCCCGCCGACCCGATCGGCGACTGGGAGACACTCAAGCGCGTGGCGCCCAACCCCCTGGTCCCCACGTACGGCGAAGCGATCGCCGCCGCCCTGTCCGACGACGAACGCGAGCGTCTCGACACGTACATGACCGCCCTGGCCGCGGCCGGCACGCCGACGCGGCGCACGATGGCCTCGGCGTTCCTTCGCGCACGGCGAGCGGCGTGAGCGGGCACTTCGCCACGCCGGTCTCCGCTGGCCGAGGCTACGCGGGGAACAGCTTCCTGTGCCCCGCGGAGACGACCTCGACGGCGTCGCCGGGCACGTTGCCGGCCGTCGCACCTGGGTAGCGGCGTCCGGCCGGTGGTGAAGCGCCAGGACGAGGCCGGCTCGCCCGTGGGGTGGCACGCCGTGGGGATGCAGAGGGCACTGGAGCCGCCGATCCCGACCGGGGAGCGGAACGCCGCTGATCCTCGGTGCGGGGAAGGGTGCGCCCGGCAGGATTCGAACCTGCGGCCTTGGGATTAGAAGTCCCCTGCTCTATCCGCTGAGCTACGGGCGCGCGTCGTGGGGTGTCGCGCCAAGAGGGTACCGCCGTCCCCGGGCGGGGCAACGGAACGGGTGGTCGCGGCACACCGCGATCAGGGTCGCACGGGACACCCACCCGCGGCACCCCCGTTCCGGCGGGCGGTCGTACCCTCGTCGGATGCTGCTTGACCCGGAGACCGAGAACGAGATCGTCTTTCAGCTGTGCCAGCTCCTCGGGCGCGCCATCCTGCCGATCCGCCAGGTCGGCCCGGCTGGCACACCGGGCACCGCCTTCTTCTGGAACGAGCTGATCGGGGCCACCGACGACGGCGAGGTGGTGCACGAGTACCTGCTGACGGCGGACGTGCTCACCGACGCCGCCTTCGGCGAGATCGGGGTGCGGCCGAGCGTGACGGAGCCCGCGGGGGTGGCCTCGGACGAGATCGTGATGCCCGACTTCGCCGAGCAGTGGCTGCACCTGCCCGAGGTCGGGGTGGCCGCCATGCCCACCGGTGGCCTGCACGGGCACGCCGAGGACCGGGGCTGGCGGTGGCGCACCCAGCAGGTCACCGACGGGGTGGCCGCCCGGGCCGACGCCGTGGCCCGGGTCGGCGCGGAGCCCGCCTCGGCGTTCGTCCTGGCGCTCGGCGTCGCCGACGACGGGTCGCGGCCGCTGGAGGCGGTGATCGCGCGCGTCGTCCGGGACGGCGACGACGTGCGGCTCACCACCGAGCTGCCCGCGGGCTACGCCGGCGCGCCCGTCTTCCAGGTGGAGGTCGGCGCCGACGGGGATCCCGTGCTGCGCTGCCTCGGTCTGGTGCTGCCGGGTGAGGGCGGCCACCGGATCGCGACGTTCGACCGGATCCGGTCGGCCGTCGCGGCGGCGACCGCCGACTGGCGCTGACGCCGGGTCGGATCAGCCCTCGGCGGTCGCCCCGGCCCGGTCGTCGGTCGGCCGCCGCGCGGCCGGCGCGGCCGTCGGCTGCTCCGGCGTGGGGCCCGCGCCGAGGAATCCCTCCGCCCACCGCCCGGCCTCGGTGAAGACCTTCTCCCGTACGGCGGGACTGGAGAGCGTGAGGTCGTGCAGCCCGCCGTCGAAGCGGGCCAGGGTCACGTGCGGGCCGAGCCGGGGCGCCCAGCGGACCATGTGCTCCACGTCGAGCACCGCGTCGGCGAGGGTGGCCGACTCGTGCCACTTGGTGCCCCGGTAGCTGCGGGTCGAGCAGGCCAGCAGCACCGGCACCTGGATGTCCAGTCCGGCGCGGAGCTGCCGCTGGCCGGCCCGGATGGCGTTGATCCAGCCGGCCCGGACGGGGAACCCGGCGAGCGGCTTCCAGGCCAGGTCGTAGCGCCACTCGCCGCGGTGGTCGGCGTGCAGGCTCTCGCCGTACACGGTGCCGAGCCCGAACGGGAGGATGCGGTGCGGCGCCCGGCGGCCCAGCCGGGAGACGGCGGCCGCGAGGGGTCGACGGACCAGCCAGGGGGCGTTGATGTCGAAGAAGGGGCTGTTGAGGAAGAGGCCGTCGACCAGGCCGGCCTCGCGGCGGGCGTGCGCCCAGAGCGAGATGATCAGGCCGCCGGTGGAGTGGCCCATCGCGAGCAGGGTGTCGTGCCCGTCGTCCTCGCGGATGGTCTTCGCGGCGGCGTCCAGCTCGGGGAAGTAGTCGCTCAGGTCGTGGCAGAAGTTCGGGGTCTGGCCCGGCAGCAGGCTCCGACCGTACTTCCGCAGGTCGAGGGCGTAGAAGTCCCAGCCGCGCTCGGCGAAGAAGTCGGCCACGTGGGTCTGGAA
This genomic interval from Micromonospora sp. CCTCC AA 2012012 contains the following:
- a CDS encoding class I SAM-dependent methyltransferase, whose product is MTRDKWAQWLLTRRDGDSAGLRARNALDLAAFRDGVLAGADLAADDVVLDVGCGTGLIGFGALDRLGPDGRVIFSDVSPDVLDECRRTAGGDERCSFVVASADDLVGVADASVDVVTTRSVLIYSDRKAAAFAEFFRVLRPGGRISLFEPINGFVARLRPDDLFGTGDSPVTDLITKVSEAYRSTTEETTRPMMDFDERDLVDWALAAGFEAVELDYRAQVDVPADPIGDWETLKRVAPNPLVPTYGEAIAAALSDDERERLDTYMTALAAAGTPTRRTMASAFLRARRAA
- a CDS encoding alpha/beta hydrolase, with product MEPDVLGPPYERQTIDLGTDDEGPVVATLVRRRAERPTGRAVLYVHGFVDYFFQTHVADFFAERGWDFYALDLRKYGRSLLPGQTPNFCHDLSDYFPELDAAAKTIREDDGHDTLLAMGHSTGGLIISLWAHARREAGLVDGLFLNSPFFDINAPWLVRRPLAAAVSRLGRRAPHRILPFGLGTVYGESLHADHRGEWRYDLAWKPLAGFPVRAGWINAIRAGQRQLRAGLDIQVPVLLACSTRSYRGTKWHESATLADAVLDVEHMVRWAPRLGPHVTLARFDGGLHDLTLSSPAVREKVFTEAGRWAEGFLGAGPTPEQPTAAPAARRPTDDRAGATAEG